The Parashewanella tropica genome window below encodes:
- a CDS encoding NAD-dependent succinate-semialdehyde dehydrogenase, producing MDQSNAGVLKQQCYIHGRWLDANDGVEMLITNPCDGSPVATVPSMGMEEVQLAINSSEKAQKQWAKKSSHERSQTLMNWYELILKNQDSLSELLTLEQGKPLAEAKGEITYAASFIKWYAEEAKRVSGELLSPPNTENRLMVVKQAVGVTAAITPWNFPAAMITRKAAAALAAGCSMIVKPAPETPLTALALAELADQAGIPAGVLNVVTGDAEIIGEALCASPIVRKLSFTGSTQVGRLLMAKCAPTVKKLSLELGGNAPFIVFEDADIDEAVKGALQSKFRNAGQTCVCANRIYVHESVYHEFSGKLASLVAQLKVGCGDDKGVDIGPLINRKAIDKVQSHLNDAITKGATLLVGGKQVTKSVNEQGNFFEPTVLTDVNKSMLIAKEETFGPIAPLFSFKDEQDVIQQANDTEFGLAAYFYAKDMSKIWRVSEALEYGIVGVNTGLISNEVAPFGGIKASGLGREGGHQGIEEYLDIKYINMKI from the coding sequence ATGGATCAAAGTAACGCAGGGGTGTTAAAGCAGCAATGTTATATTCATGGTCGTTGGTTAGATGCCAATGATGGTGTAGAAATGCTCATTACTAATCCCTGTGACGGCAGCCCTGTCGCGACAGTACCCAGTATGGGGATGGAAGAGGTTCAATTAGCGATTAATTCTTCTGAAAAGGCGCAGAAACAATGGGCGAAGAAGTCTAGCCATGAACGCAGTCAGACGTTAATGAACTGGTATGAATTGATTTTGAAGAATCAAGATTCATTGTCAGAGCTGTTAACTTTAGAGCAAGGAAAGCCTTTGGCAGAAGCTAAGGGGGAAATTACTTATGCTGCTTCTTTTATTAAATGGTATGCCGAAGAAGCCAAGCGAGTGTCAGGTGAATTGCTTTCTCCTCCTAATACTGAAAACCGTTTGATGGTTGTAAAACAAGCGGTAGGAGTGACCGCTGCCATTACGCCATGGAATTTTCCTGCTGCGATGATCACTCGTAAAGCGGCAGCGGCTTTAGCTGCTGGGTGCAGTATGATTGTTAAACCTGCGCCAGAAACCCCGTTAACAGCATTAGCTTTAGCAGAACTGGCCGACCAAGCTGGTATTCCTGCTGGAGTATTGAACGTGGTAACGGGTGATGCGGAAATCATTGGTGAAGCTTTATGTGCTAGCCCTATTGTCAGAAAGCTATCTTTTACTGGCTCAACTCAGGTTGGCCGACTATTGATGGCAAAGTGTGCCCCAACCGTTAAAAAATTGTCATTAGAGTTAGGGGGAAATGCGCCATTTATTGTATTTGAAGATGCAGATATAGATGAAGCCGTGAAAGGTGCACTGCAAAGTAAGTTTCGTAATGCTGGACAAACCTGTGTTTGCGCGAACCGTATTTATGTACATGAGTCGGTATACCATGAATTTTCTGGAAAATTAGCCAGTTTAGTTGCGCAGTTAAAGGTCGGTTGCGGTGATGACAAAGGCGTTGATATTGGGCCGCTGATCAACCGTAAAGCTATTGATAAAGTACAAAGTCATCTCAATGATGCAATCACCAAAGGCGCAACTTTATTGGTTGGAGGAAAACAGGTGACAAAGTCGGTGAACGAGCAAGGGAACTTCTTTGAGCCTACTGTACTGACCGATGTAAACAAATCGATGCTGATTGCTAAAGAAGAAACGTTTGGTCCAATTGCGCCATTGTTTTCATTCAAAGATGAACAAGATGTCATTCAACAAGCCAATGATACTGAATTCGGACTTGCGGCTTATTTTTATGCAAAGGACATGTCTAAAATCTGGAGAGTCTCAGAAGCATTAGAGTATGGCATTGTGGGGGTTAATACAGGCTTGATATCAAACGAGGTTGCTCCGTTTGGGGGAATTAAAGCTTCAGGTTTGGGTCGAGAGGGAGGACATCAAGGTATCGAAGAATATCTTGATATCAAATACATCAATATGAAAATTTAG
- the hldE gene encoding bifunctional D-glycero-beta-D-manno-heptose-7-phosphate kinase/D-glycero-beta-D-manno-heptose 1-phosphate adenylyltransferase HldE, with translation MKVSLPALENASVLVVGDVMLDRYWTGPTGRISPEAPVPVVKIDQNEDRPGGAANVALNIASLGGKVQLAGIIGNDETGESLTQVLKAQAVIPQWHKVADKPTITKLRVLSRHQQLIRLDFEEPFAEHDSEALMANSEQHLDDVSVVILSDYAKGAIADPTSFIAKAKSKNVKVLVDPKGSDFSRYQGASLITPNLSEFEAVVGKVESEQDLEQKAEQLLKDFEIESILITRSEKGMTLVSQTEPVLHIPTVAREVYDVTGAGDTVISTLASCLAAGSDLAQACLIANTAAGIVVGKLGTSTVSRVELIEALNTHQGESGLGVISEEQLLTTLKQAKAKGEKIVMTNGCFDILHAGHVSYLSQARNLGDRLIVAVNSDDSVKRLKGEERPINGLDRRMAVLAGLSAVDWVVPFSEDTPQRLIANLLPDLLVKGGDYQVEEIAGGQEVMAAGGEVKVLNFEDGISTTAIIENIMANQ, from the coding sequence ATGAAGGTTTCTCTTCCAGCTCTTGAAAATGCCAGTGTGTTAGTCGTTGGCGACGTAATGTTAGACCGCTATTGGACAGGTCCAACAGGCCGCATTTCTCCTGAAGCACCAGTACCAGTTGTAAAAATCGATCAAAACGAAGACAGACCTGGTGGCGCTGCCAATGTTGCACTAAATATTGCGAGTTTAGGTGGAAAAGTACAGCTAGCTGGGATCATCGGCAATGACGAAACTGGAGAGTCATTAACTCAGGTACTCAAGGCTCAAGCAGTGATCCCACAATGGCACAAGGTCGCTGATAAACCAACAATCACTAAATTGCGTGTATTATCCCGACACCAGCAACTGATCCGTTTAGACTTTGAAGAACCTTTTGCCGAACACGACAGTGAAGCACTGATGGCCAATTCAGAACAACACCTTGATGATGTCTCAGTTGTGATTTTATCTGACTACGCAAAAGGTGCTATTGCAGATCCCACTTCGTTTATTGCTAAAGCAAAATCAAAAAACGTTAAAGTACTTGTCGATCCGAAAGGTAGTGACTTTTCTCGTTACCAAGGCGCAAGCCTTATTACGCCTAATCTGTCTGAATTTGAAGCTGTAGTTGGTAAAGTTGAAAGTGAGCAAGACTTGGAGCAAAAAGCCGAACAGCTTCTAAAAGATTTTGAGATTGAATCGATTTTGATCACTCGTTCTGAAAAAGGCATGACTTTAGTCAGCCAAACAGAGCCCGTGTTACACATTCCAACTGTCGCGCGTGAGGTTTATGACGTAACGGGCGCTGGCGATACCGTTATCTCGACTTTAGCAAGCTGTCTTGCTGCGGGAAGTGACTTAGCTCAAGCCTGTTTGATTGCCAATACCGCCGCAGGTATTGTGGTTGGCAAGCTCGGTACTTCTACAGTTTCTCGTGTAGAGCTAATCGAAGCTCTAAACACTCACCAAGGTGAATCCGGATTAGGTGTGATCAGTGAAGAACAGTTACTTACTACACTGAAGCAAGCCAAAGCGAAAGGAGAAAAGATCGTAATGACAAACGGTTGTTTCGATATTCTTCACGCTGGGCATGTTAGCTACCTTTCACAAGCTCGTAATTTAGGTGACAGACTCATAGTAGCCGTGAACTCGGATGACTCTGTAAAACGTCTTAAAGGTGAAGAGCGCCCAATTAATGGGTTAGATCGCCGTATGGCAGTATTGGCAGGGCTAAGTGCTGTTGATTGGGTAGTACCATTTTCAGAAGATACACCTCAGCGTTTAATTGCTAATCTACTGCCTGATTTGTTGGTTAAAGGTGGTGATTATCAAGTTGAGGAAATCGCTGGAGGACAAGAGGTAATGGCCGCGGGTGGTGAGGTAAAAGTACTGAATTTTGAAGACGGTATTTCTACTACAGCAATCATCGAAAACATAATGGCAAACCAGTAA
- a CDS encoding TetR family transcriptional regulator, producing the protein MAKRSKSQTELTINQIKDEAFKQIIEIGFDNMSYTTLSQATGISRTGISHHFPKKTDFLIKLDDRIAELFIGALDFSTIATLETSWNKAFSESEAKAVLTLFFSISGNANSSITHFQAIENSVEQAKSQLGEEGERTIKFMIGCAAISLLSN; encoded by the coding sequence ATGGCAAAACGATCAAAATCTCAAACAGAGTTGACTATCAACCAGATTAAAGATGAGGCATTTAAACAAATCATTGAAATTGGTTTTGATAATATGTCTTACACTACGCTTTCTCAAGCAACTGGGATCAGCCGCACAGGGATCAGTCACCACTTTCCAAAAAAAACGGACTTTTTGATAAAGTTAGATGACAGAATTGCAGAACTTTTTATTGGAGCACTCGATTTCAGTACGATTGCTACTCTCGAAACATCATGGAATAAAGCCTTTAGCGAATCTGAGGCTAAGGCTGTACTTACGCTCTTTTTTAGCATATCTGGCAATGCAAACTCATCAATCACTCATTTTCAAGCAATAGAAAACAGTGTTGAACAAGCAAAGAGTCAGCTGGGGGAAGAAGGAGAGAGAACAATAAAGTTCATGATTGGTTGTGCCGCCATCAGTTTACTTAGCAATTAA
- a CDS encoding class I SAM-dependent methyltransferase, translated as MNAKISPETIDAGQAIYSKKILMIYDIWVLGISNTFIWRCPTRHLRALFSEHVSNNHLDVGVGTGYFLDKCLKAKERRVALLDLNPNSLAATADRIQRFSPEINQGNVLAPISLQGEKFASISINYLLHCLPGTMTEKSQAFGYLAEHLMADGVLFGSTILGQGLPKSFLANKLMRFYNEKGAFSNLGDDMISLKAGLKRYFEDVEVRTRGCVAIFVARTPKLIAK; from the coding sequence ATGAACGCTAAAATATCCCCTGAAACTATCGATGCTGGTCAAGCGATATACTCTAAGAAAATCTTAATGATTTATGATATTTGGGTACTTGGTATTTCCAATACTTTTATCTGGCGCTGTCCTACTAGACACCTTAGAGCTTTATTTTCTGAACATGTGAGTAACAATCATCTGGATGTCGGTGTTGGTACAGGATACTTTTTAGATAAATGTTTGAAGGCGAAAGAAAGAAGAGTTGCCTTATTGGATCTTAATCCCAATAGTTTGGCGGCAACAGCCGATAGGATCCAACGATTTTCCCCTGAAATTAATCAAGGTAATGTATTAGCGCCGATTTCATTACAGGGTGAAAAGTTCGCCTCTATCAGTATCAACTACTTGCTCCATTGCTTACCCGGAACTATGACTGAAAAATCTCAGGCATTTGGTTATTTGGCAGAACACTTAATGGCTGATGGCGTGTTGTTTGGGAGTACTATTTTAGGGCAGGGCTTGCCAAAATCGTTTTTGGCCAACAAATTGATGAGGTTTTACAACGAAAAAGGCGCTTTCAGTAATCTTGGGGATGATATGATAAGTCTGAAAGCGGGATTAAAACGTTATTTTGAAGATGTTGAAGTTCGTACAAGAGGATGTGTTGCGATATTTGTTGCACGAACTCCCAAATTAATTGCTAAGTAA
- a CDS encoding short chain dehydrogenase yields MKILVIGATGTIGKAIVSALEGKHTIIKASRTQGDVLIDISCPNSIKRAFEQLTDLDAVICATGSVAFAPFSKMTREQWDIGINGRLMGQIHLAQQAAKMLNDNGSITLTTGIIADHPIATGISAATLSGAIHHFVHHVALELPQGIRINCVSPSVLTESLDIYADYFPGFRSISAKEVAQYYVRSVEGVETGKVFKAYVNN; encoded by the coding sequence ATGAAAATATTAGTCATTGGTGCAACGGGCACAATTGGTAAAGCCATCGTTTCTGCATTAGAAGGCAAACATACAATCATCAAAGCGTCTAGAACACAAGGCGATGTTTTAATCGATATCTCTTGCCCTAATTCCATTAAGAGAGCATTTGAACAATTAACTGATCTAGACGCTGTTATTTGTGCAACTGGCTCTGTTGCATTTGCACCTTTCAGTAAAATGACTCGCGAACAATGGGATATTGGCATAAATGGGCGACTCATGGGGCAAATCCATTTAGCTCAACAAGCCGCTAAAATGTTGAACGATAATGGAAGTATTACATTAACAACTGGAATAATAGCCGATCACCCAATAGCCACAGGTATTAGTGCAGCCACCCTAAGCGGTGCCATTCATCATTTTGTTCATCATGTAGCACTTGAACTTCCACAGGGCATTCGTATCAATTGTGTAAGCCCGTCTGTACTCACAGAATCTTTAGATATTTATGCTGATTACTTTCCAGGCTTTAGATCCATATCTGCTAAAGAAGTGGCACAGTATTATGTTCGATCTGTTGAGGGCGTTGAAACAGGTAAAGTATTTAAAGCTTACGTCAACAACTAA
- a CDS encoding LpxL/LpxP family Kdo(2)-lipid IV(A) lauroyl/palmitoleoyl acyltransferase — protein MVEKAEFSVRLLHPKFWLVWFGVAIARLTQALPLSVQMKLGAGIGRLALKLIGKRAKTAQRNLELCFPDMPETERQQLLIQNFEETGKAIFDSINAWWWSDARVQKHMHLKGEHYVTDTINSGQGVILFAVHCLPLEMGARIIGQFNPGIGVYRPHNNPVMEYLQVNGRLRSNKGLIAKRDMRKMVKSLRSAEMIWYTADQDFGRSSAVFIPFFNVKDAATITGATTLAKLGKAKVVPMFVERNEGDSGYTVELMPPLENFPGENEVDDAIRGNKIIEELISRSPAQWMWLHRRFKTRPNKDDPSLY, from the coding sequence GTGGTAGAGAAGGCTGAGTTTTCTGTTCGATTACTTCATCCAAAGTTTTGGCTAGTTTGGTTTGGTGTTGCAATAGCACGCTTGACACAAGCTTTACCTTTGTCAGTTCAAATGAAATTGGGAGCTGGAATTGGTCGATTAGCCCTAAAGCTTATTGGTAAACGCGCAAAGACGGCTCAGCGAAACTTAGAATTGTGTTTCCCCGACATGCCTGAGACTGAGCGTCAGCAATTATTAATTCAAAATTTTGAAGAAACGGGCAAAGCCATTTTTGACTCAATTAATGCTTGGTGGTGGAGTGATGCTCGAGTTCAAAAGCATATGCATTTAAAAGGTGAGCATTATGTAACCGATACTATTAATAGTGGACAAGGCGTTATTTTATTTGCCGTTCATTGTTTACCGCTGGAAATGGGCGCTCGAATTATTGGGCAGTTTAATCCAGGTATTGGTGTATACAGACCTCACAATAATCCTGTAATGGAATACCTCCAAGTCAACGGCAGGCTGCGTTCTAATAAAGGCCTGATTGCCAAACGTGATATGCGAAAAATGGTTAAAAGTTTACGTAGCGCTGAAATGATTTGGTATACAGCCGATCAAGATTTTGGTCGCTCTAGTGCAGTATTTATCCCTTTCTTTAATGTTAAAGATGCGGCAACAATAACGGGTGCTACTACATTGGCAAAATTGGGAAAAGCGAAAGTTGTCCCTATGTTTGTTGAGCGTAATGAAGGAGATAGCGGTTATACCGTTGAACTTATGCCGCCACTTGAAAACTTCCCCGGAGAAAATGAAGTGGATGATGCTATTAGAGGTAACAAGATCATCGAGGAATTGATAAGTCGAAGTCCTGCTCAATGGATGTGGTTGCATCGCCGTTTTAAAACACGTCCAAACAAAGACGATCCTTCTCTATATTAA
- the pth gene encoding aminoacyl-tRNA hydrolase, with product MSDIKLIVGLANPGTEYERTRHNAGEWFVRELARITGANLVMDSKYFGLTARTTLHGKDVRLLIPTTFMNLSGKSVGALANFYKITPEQILVAHDELDMPPGIAKFKLGGGHGGHNGLKDIIARLANNKNFYRLRIGIGHPGHKNLVSNYVLSKASPTDQTLMDAAIDEAVRSTEILFKQDMATAMQRLHSFKA from the coding sequence ATGAGCGATATAAAACTGATCGTCGGTTTGGCAAATCCTGGTACTGAATATGAGCGCACTCGCCATAATGCTGGGGAGTGGTTTGTTCGAGAGTTAGCGAGAATAACCGGAGCCAACCTTGTCATGGACAGTAAATATTTTGGTCTAACCGCCAGAACTACTTTGCATGGTAAAGACGTTCGTTTGCTCATTCCTACTACTTTTATGAATTTAAGTGGTAAATCGGTTGGCGCATTAGCGAATTTTTATAAAATTACGCCCGAGCAAATTCTTGTGGCTCACGATGAGTTAGATATGCCTCCTGGCATTGCAAAGTTTAAGTTGGGTGGCGGTCACGGTGGTCATAATGGTTTAAAAGACATTATCGCTAGGCTTGCCAATAACAAAAATTTCTATCGACTTCGTATTGGTATTGGTCACCCAGGTCATAAAAACTTAGTCAGTAATTATGTATTGAGTAAAGCCAGCCCAACCGATCAAACATTAATGGACGCTGCGATTGATGAAGCTGTCCGTTCAACCGAAATACTGTTTAAGCAGGACATGGCAACTGCCATGCAAAGACTGCATTCGTTTAAAGCATAA
- a CDS encoding outer membrane beta-barrel protein — protein sequence MKKLLLASTILTLSTPAFADNIKDYAEIGYQTMSIDGIDSDSGKSLKPKGFKLEVSKDFGVVYGTISYLSTEKTLNNSSTETTGDLTRTSKVKRKFEIEQLSIEIGKVFNFENSLYLDIHGGYTRNMAKASANGEINVSNPSLNLSETLPVNISTRDSANAIRFMTDLGKTFEKFYLEAGIGFEHIRNGSFKETNFVYSAQAGYKFTDAMSINLEFRDAKDYEGLAANFRYHF from the coding sequence ATGAAAAAACTTCTTCTGGCTTCAACAATACTCACCCTTTCAACACCAGCCTTTGCTGACAACATAAAAGATTATGCTGAAATTGGCTATCAAACCATGTCTATCGACGGTATAGATTCAGATAGTGGCAAATCTCTAAAACCTAAAGGGTTTAAACTCGAAGTCAGTAAGGATTTTGGAGTTGTGTATGGCACAATTTCCTATTTAAGCACCGAAAAAACACTCAATAATTCAAGTACAGAAACCACTGGAGACTTAACTCGAACATCTAAAGTGAAGCGTAAATTTGAAATCGAGCAGTTGAGTATTGAAATCGGTAAGGTGTTTAATTTCGAAAATAGTCTCTATCTAGATATCCATGGTGGCTATACTCGCAATATGGCAAAAGCCTCAGCTAACGGCGAAATCAACGTATCAAATCCTAGTCTAAACCTTTCTGAGACCCTCCCTGTTAATATTTCTACTCGTGATTCAGCCAATGCAATAAGATTTATGACCGATTTAGGTAAAACGTTTGAAAAGTTTTATCTTGAAGCGGGAATCGGTTTTGAGCATATTCGAAATGGTTCTTTTAAAGAAACTAACTTTGTTTATAGCGCTCAAGCTGGATATAAATTTACTGATGCTATGTCCATAAATCTTGAGTTTCGTGATGCAAAAGATTACGAAGGGTTAGCAGCAAACTTTAGATATCATTTCTAA
- the ychF gene encoding redox-regulated ATPase YchF — MGFKCGIVGLPNVGKSTLFNALTQAGIEAANFPFCTIEPNTGVVPVPDARLNALADIVNPQKVLPTTMEFVDIAGLVAGASKGEGLGNKFLANIRETDAIGHVVRCFENDNIVHVSDGVDPARDIEVINTELALADLDSLERAVLRQTKKAKGGDKDAKFELTVLEKMRPVLDECNMLRSLELEKEELAAVRYLNFLTLKPTMYIANVSEDGFENNPHLDAVRKIAESENAVVVPVCAAIESELAEMDAEEQEEFLSELGLEEPGLNRVINAGYTLLNLHTYFTAGVKEVRAWTIPVGALAPQAAGVIHTDFERGFIRAQVTSYNDFIEFKGENGAKEAGKLRVEGKTYEVKDGDVMHFLFNV; from the coding sequence ATGGGATTTAAGTGCGGCATTGTTGGCCTTCCTAACGTGGGCAAGTCCACACTATTTAATGCATTGACTCAAGCAGGTATTGAAGCGGCAAACTTTCCGTTTTGTACCATTGAGCCTAATACTGGGGTGGTTCCTGTACCTGATGCACGTCTGAATGCATTGGCTGACATTGTTAATCCACAAAAAGTACTGCCAACAACTATGGAGTTTGTTGATATTGCTGGTTTGGTTGCCGGTGCGTCTAAAGGTGAAGGTCTGGGTAATAAGTTTTTAGCTAACATTCGTGAAACGGATGCAATTGGACACGTGGTTCGCTGTTTTGAGAATGACAATATTGTTCACGTTTCTGATGGTGTTGATCCTGCTCGTGATATTGAAGTGATCAATACTGAGCTAGCATTAGCTGACTTAGATAGTCTTGAGCGTGCTGTTTTACGTCAAACTAAAAAAGCTAAAGGTGGCGACAAAGACGCTAAATTTGAACTGACCGTACTTGAAAAAATGCGTCCGGTTCTCGATGAGTGCAATATGTTGCGTTCTTTAGAGCTAGAAAAAGAAGAGTTAGCCGCAGTTCGCTACCTAAACTTCTTAACCCTTAAGCCAACCATGTATATTGCAAACGTATCTGAAGATGGTTTTGAGAATAACCCACATTTGGATGCCGTTCGTAAGATTGCTGAGTCTGAAAACGCGGTAGTTGTCCCAGTTTGTGCTGCGATTGAATCAGAGCTTGCTGAAATGGATGCTGAAGAGCAGGAAGAGTTCTTGTCTGAGCTTGGCTTAGAAGAGCCGGGACTTAACCGTGTAATCAATGCAGGTTATACCCTTCTTAATCTTCACACTTACTTTACCGCAGGTGTAAAAGAAGTTCGTGCATGGACAATTCCTGTTGGTGCTCTAGCTCCACAAGCAGCTGGTGTGATCCACACTGACTTTGAACGTGGCTTTATTCGTGCTCAAGTCACTTCTTATAATGACTTCATCGAATTCAAAGGCGAGAACGGTGCTAAAGAAGCCGGAAAGCTGCGTGTTGAAGGTAAAACATACGAAGTGAAAGACGGCGACGTGATGCACTTCTTGTTTAATGTTTAA